In Topomyia yanbarensis strain Yona2022 chromosome 2, ASM3024719v1, whole genome shotgun sequence, one DNA window encodes the following:
- the LOC131684964 gene encoding biotin--protein ligase isoform X1 yields the protein MLFCIRKGFSSLFTYRSASESVVAVPLRFYVRKNTMHTKPPNILVYSRTESIKNELVKTLRTVLQGNTYTVYPITEPQVKAKAWPNSTALLLVHGSIGKGLADVFLDFFLHGGKLFSICCTEILHRIHCCNSSVRGALFTEHLKDLHGVNREVYIEVMSRNSTVFSLTAAKSNGRAVLSQMKLNDVSDSDNKRRLDIFRYVLSTQLDIRITESDTTDKLNCETGFLLGDDQCKTNFLAHINDTTHIPNTLETGGLVLQFYSETNVPVVPTPTFHPIWLNRIPKDFSLSDYFDHLKTFLFGRLAIYLPVVGSSMDIVSTATLGHGFVVIPRQQTNGVGRNNNQWLSPEGCAMFSIQLHVPLSSPLGQRLPLVQHLVAIAIVKAIRESGPGYEQLDVRLKWPNDIYADGVAKLGGSIINSQVQSAEAIVNVGCGLNLSNSTPTVCINDLVQTFNTRNGTNLPLLRYEQVLALIFNEIEKLFNEVQCGNLQYLFDLYYKYWLHQDKPVKMKNEKGSEVTGQIKGIDEYGYLLVMIDNHAKPVCIHPDGNSFDMMNGLIIPKYF from the exons ATGTTGTTCTGTATAAGAAAAG GTTTTAGCAGTTTATTCACATATCGTTCGGCTTCGGAAAGCGTTGTTGCAGTCCCGCTTCGATTCTATGTCAGAAAAAACACAATGCATACAAAACCTCCCAACATTTTGGTTTATTCCAGGACGGAATCAATCAAAAATGAACTAGTTAAGACGCTGCGCACGGTTCTGCAGGGAAACACCTACACTGTTTATCCTATCACTGAACCGCAAGTGAAGGCAAAGGCATGGCCGAACAGTACGGCTTTGCTTCTGGTACATGGATCAATTGGAAAGGGACTCGCAGATGTATTTTTAGATTTCTTCCTGCATGGTGGAAAACTGTTCAGTATTTGTTGCACAGAAATTTTGCATCGAATTCATTGTTGTAACTCTAGTGTTCGTGGTGCCCTATTTACGGAACACCTAAAAGATCTGCATGGTGTTAATCGAGAAGTATATATTGAGGTCATGTCACGAAACTCGACTGTTTTCTCACTAACAGCTGCGAAATCAAACGGAAGAGCTGTGCTGAGTCAAATGAAGCTGAATGATGTTTCCGACAGCGATAACAAGCGGAGACTAGATATCTTCCGATATGTCTTGAGCACTCAGCTGGACATTAGAATCACTGAATCAGACACCACAGACAAACTAAATTGCGAAACGGGGTTCTTGCTTGGTGACGATCAATGTAAAACTAATTTCCTGGCGCACATAAATGACACAACGCACATTCCAAATACCCTCGAAACGGGCGGACTTGTTTTGCAGTTCTATAGCGAAACAAACGTTCCGGTTGTGCCTACTCCAACATTCCATCCGATCTGGTTGAATCGGATTCCTAAGGATTTCTCACTGTCTGATTATTTCGATCAtctcaaaacttttttattcGGTAGATTAGCAATCTATTTGCCCGTGGTCGGCAGCTCAATGGACATTGTTTCAACAGCTACACTAGGTCATGGATTCGTAGTCATTCCCCGTCAACAGACCAATGGAGTCGGCCGTAACAATAACCAGTGGTTAAGTCCGGAAGGTTGCGCCATGTTTTCAATCCAGCTGCACGTTCCACTGTCCAGTCCACTTGGTCAACGATTACCGTTGGTTCAACATTTGGTTGCGATCGCTATAGTAAAAGCTATTCGTGAAAGTGGACCAGGTTACGAACAACTGGATGTTCGACTAAAGTGGCCGAACGATATCTACGCAGATGGTGTAGCAAAACTTGGCGGTTCGATTATCAACTCACAGGTTCAAAGTGCCGAAGCAATCGTGAATGTTGGTTGCGGATTAAATCTTAGTAATTCCACTCCTACCGTTTGCATTAACGATCTTGTTCAGACATTCAATACCAGAAATGGTACGAATCTCCCCCTGTTGAGGTATGAGCAGGTATTAGCGTTAATTTTCAACGAAATCGAGAAACTGTTCAATGAAGTTCAGTGTGGGAATTTGCAGTATTTATTCGACCTATATTACAAGTATTGGCTCCACCAGGACAAACCTGTGAAAATGAAGAACGAAAAAGGATCTGAGGTAACCGGACAAATCAAGGGCATTGACGAGTACGGATACTTGCTAGTGATGATTGATAATCATGCGAAACCTGTATGCATTCATCCCGATGGGAACAGTTTCGATATGATGAATGGTTTAATCattccaaaatatttttga
- the LOC131684964 gene encoding biotin--protein ligase isoform X2 — protein MHTKPPNILVYSRTESIKNELVKTLRTVLQGNTYTVYPITEPQVKAKAWPNSTALLLVHGSIGKGLADVFLDFFLHGGKLFSICCTEILHRIHCCNSSVRGALFTEHLKDLHGVNREVYIEVMSRNSTVFSLTAAKSNGRAVLSQMKLNDVSDSDNKRRLDIFRYVLSTQLDIRITESDTTDKLNCETGFLLGDDQCKTNFLAHINDTTHIPNTLETGGLVLQFYSETNVPVVPTPTFHPIWLNRIPKDFSLSDYFDHLKTFLFGRLAIYLPVVGSSMDIVSTATLGHGFVVIPRQQTNGVGRNNNQWLSPEGCAMFSIQLHVPLSSPLGQRLPLVQHLVAIAIVKAIRESGPGYEQLDVRLKWPNDIYADGVAKLGGSIINSQVQSAEAIVNVGCGLNLSNSTPTVCINDLVQTFNTRNGTNLPLLRYEQVLALIFNEIEKLFNEVQCGNLQYLFDLYYKYWLHQDKPVKMKNEKGSEVTGQIKGIDEYGYLLVMIDNHAKPVCIHPDGNSFDMMNGLIIPKYF, from the coding sequence ATGCATACAAAACCTCCCAACATTTTGGTTTATTCCAGGACGGAATCAATCAAAAATGAACTAGTTAAGACGCTGCGCACGGTTCTGCAGGGAAACACCTACACTGTTTATCCTATCACTGAACCGCAAGTGAAGGCAAAGGCATGGCCGAACAGTACGGCTTTGCTTCTGGTACATGGATCAATTGGAAAGGGACTCGCAGATGTATTTTTAGATTTCTTCCTGCATGGTGGAAAACTGTTCAGTATTTGTTGCACAGAAATTTTGCATCGAATTCATTGTTGTAACTCTAGTGTTCGTGGTGCCCTATTTACGGAACACCTAAAAGATCTGCATGGTGTTAATCGAGAAGTATATATTGAGGTCATGTCACGAAACTCGACTGTTTTCTCACTAACAGCTGCGAAATCAAACGGAAGAGCTGTGCTGAGTCAAATGAAGCTGAATGATGTTTCCGACAGCGATAACAAGCGGAGACTAGATATCTTCCGATATGTCTTGAGCACTCAGCTGGACATTAGAATCACTGAATCAGACACCACAGACAAACTAAATTGCGAAACGGGGTTCTTGCTTGGTGACGATCAATGTAAAACTAATTTCCTGGCGCACATAAATGACACAACGCACATTCCAAATACCCTCGAAACGGGCGGACTTGTTTTGCAGTTCTATAGCGAAACAAACGTTCCGGTTGTGCCTACTCCAACATTCCATCCGATCTGGTTGAATCGGATTCCTAAGGATTTCTCACTGTCTGATTATTTCGATCAtctcaaaacttttttattcGGTAGATTAGCAATCTATTTGCCCGTGGTCGGCAGCTCAATGGACATTGTTTCAACAGCTACACTAGGTCATGGATTCGTAGTCATTCCCCGTCAACAGACCAATGGAGTCGGCCGTAACAATAACCAGTGGTTAAGTCCGGAAGGTTGCGCCATGTTTTCAATCCAGCTGCACGTTCCACTGTCCAGTCCACTTGGTCAACGATTACCGTTGGTTCAACATTTGGTTGCGATCGCTATAGTAAAAGCTATTCGTGAAAGTGGACCAGGTTACGAACAACTGGATGTTCGACTAAAGTGGCCGAACGATATCTACGCAGATGGTGTAGCAAAACTTGGCGGTTCGATTATCAACTCACAGGTTCAAAGTGCCGAAGCAATCGTGAATGTTGGTTGCGGATTAAATCTTAGTAATTCCACTCCTACCGTTTGCATTAACGATCTTGTTCAGACATTCAATACCAGAAATGGTACGAATCTCCCCCTGTTGAGGTATGAGCAGGTATTAGCGTTAATTTTCAACGAAATCGAGAAACTGTTCAATGAAGTTCAGTGTGGGAATTTGCAGTATTTATTCGACCTATATTACAAGTATTGGCTCCACCAGGACAAACCTGTGAAAATGAAGAACGAAAAAGGATCTGAGGTAACCGGACAAATCAAGGGCATTGACGAGTACGGATACTTGCTAGTGATGATTGATAATCATGCGAAACCTGTATGCATTCATCCCGATGGGAACAGTTTCGATATGATGAATGGTTTAATCattccaaaatatttttga
- the LOC131684965 gene encoding general transcription factor 3C polypeptide 5: MEYGPLNAHKHNLQKELVCIEYPGLVHNPDRLLASFGGQLELSTAIGSEKRRLELRFRPESCYAKPAFGDRHATSGLVLKIKTRRRRSQPSEVQVRSIEIAGRVSLMYKFESMCDFQLLPAFRNQAGTVECAYEQLVPKGIITTIPKETPANVPYFLPPISFSRFDTAQTSIFKAKDIVTDVVGIGDKDRASRTKHGLYMSFSLTDPLPTEPNPLAVRTIEQKRIPQETIDLISNSFMERPVWTKSALKGTFQLSEDDVRYILPVMGIYFVNGPWRGTWVRFGYDPRKHFESRFYQLLDFRVRAIGALHDRIKVKRTTNATKPCMRFANSHFGARDPDKPSIARTVAEQSNFSFTMDTLPQMRIIFYQYCDVKVPRIQQMLEKIPTPMTGVTCSEKTGWLPPRFDEQCRDILTEIVLTNFRKAREVDSNTSEFEETEGDETEITFDDEDENESGEEESFDEKGISELE; encoded by the exons ATGGAATACGGTCCGTTAAACGCCCACAAGCACAACCTCCAGAAAGAGTTGGTATGCATTGAGTATCCGGGTTTAGTGCACAACCCGGACCGATTGTTGGCGTCGTTCGGTGGACAATTGGAGTTAAGCACG GCGATTGGCTCTGAAAAACGACGCCTGGAACTCCGCTTCCGACCGGAATCATGCTACGCTAAGCCGGCGTTTGGTGATCGCCATGCCACATCTGGTTTAGTATTGAAAATCAAAACGCGCCGTAGACGGAGCCAACCAAGTGAGGTCCAAGTAAGATCGATCGAAATTGCTGGTCGTGTCAGTTTGATGTATAAATTTGAGAGCATGTGTGACTTTCAGTTGCTTCCTGCCTTCCGCAATCAGGCGGGAACAGTTGAGTGTGCTTATGAACAATTGGTTCCCAAAGGGATTATCACTACGATCCCGAAAGAAACTCCAGCCAATGTCCCTTATTTCTTGCCGCCCATTTCGTTCAGTAGATTCGACACCGCTCAGACTAGTATTTTTAAAGCAAAGGACATTGTGACAGATGTGGTGGGCATCGGCGACAAAGATCGAGCCAGTCGAACAAAGCATGGATTGTATATGTCTTTCAGTTTAACGGATCCACTGCCCACCGAGCCAAACCCGCTAGCGGTGCGTACAATTGAACAAAAGAGAATACCCCAAGAAACAATTGATTTGATCAGTAATAGTTTTATGGAACGCCCGGTTTGGACCAAATCAGCCCTCAAGGGAACATTCCAACTAAGCGAAGACGATGTACGCTATATTCTACCAGTGATGGGGATTTATTTTGTAAATGGCCCTTGGCGTGGCACCTGGGTGCGTTTCGGGTATGACCCACGTAAACATTTTGAATCTCGTTTCTACCAGTTACTGGATTTTCGCGTTCGAGCGATTGGTGCCCTGCACGATAGGATTAAGGTTAAAAGGACGACGAATGCAACGAAACCGTGTATGCGTTTTGCCAATAGCCACTTTGGCGCTCGAGATCCAGATAAACCGAGTATCGCACGAACTGTTGCAGAGCAAAGCAACTTCTCTTTCACCATGGATACGCTACCTCAGATGAGAATTATATTCTACCAATATTGTGACGTGAAGGTTCCCCGCATTCAGCAGATGTTGGAGAAAATTCCTACCCCTATGACTGGAGTAACGTGCAGTGAGAAAACCGGATGGCTACCTCCGCGATTTGACGAGCAGTGTCGGGACATTCTGACGGAAATAGTGCTCACTAATTTCAGAAAGGCCAGGGAGGTCGATTCCAATACCAGTGAATTCGAAGAAACTGAAGGCGATGAAACGGAGATTACATTCGACGATGAGGATGAAAATGAATCTGGCGAAGAAGAAAGTTTCGACGAAAAAGGTATTTCTGAGCTAGAATAA